The window GGATCGACGGTGGTGGAGGTTTGCAGGCGCGCAGAGGCGCGAAGGCAACAAGAACCAAACGacccctccctctctcccAGCTTTGTTGACGCCGATGGGGCGAACGGAGGGGCAACAGGGATGTAGCTTGGTGGCTGGTGGCTTATTGTACGGGTGCAGGGGCTGTACGGATAGGTTCTGTActagtacttcgtactctgtaataGGTGCTGTATTACTGacaattactgtactgtaggtgtggtgtttggagtacctagtaggtactaggtaggtaggtactgtagggtACAGGTGGcgtatactccgtagctgCACAAGCATCCGCTGCAGCTTGTAGTGGAGGTCTAGCTGTAAAAATTCAGGGCGCGATTGGCTCGCCGATGAGCCGCAGCGTGCGCTGCTCCATTCAGCAGCCGTCCTCGTGCTTAGGTAAgtatgtactctgtacttttacagcacttgtagaGCAgaacagtactccgtattctgTGCGAGTCTCACTGACTGTCGAGTCTGCCGCCACTGCCGCCGCTTCGCCAGGACAAAAGGACGGTAGTGCTCGTGCTCTGGTTGCCATCTGCACAAATACCTTGCTCGTCGATCGCTTTGTCGTCTAGCCTTGGTGTCACTTCGCCGGTCGGACAAGGCAACAGCCGGGATCAATCCTCTGCGCGCGATGAATGTCGGAAGCAGATGGTGAGTGAGCAAAATGGAAGCTCGAGCTTAGCGTATTGAAGTAGCGATACATGTGCACTTTGGTGCCTCAGGTCCAGGTTGcggcccgacggcggccctcTCCAGCTCTCCAGTACACGTGCATTTCGGAGAAGCAGAGAAACAGTCACGTGTGCAGCGCTTGCCACTGTCATTGGATCGATGTGGCTTCCGTTCATCGCTGCGTACGCCCCAATACACATATTGCTTGTACGAGCGAGCATAGGAGAATCGGAAAAGTGACGAGCACAGCCACAGGCGGCCTATCGGATGACTTCTGgcatccccccccctcctccccgtcTTCGCTGTCAACCCATCGGCTCGCCGCGAATACATGTGATACATGTGatgcgcatgcatgcacgtgGACTGCTGGTCATCCGAGTCCCTGTTTCGTCGCACGAAACCGTACcgcttgccttgccttgccggCAGGTGGCTAGCCCCCCCGTCGAGCACATCTCGACTCCATGCTCGCCCTCCTTTCGATCGAAGCCCGTCCCAGCCTCGCTCCGCGGCCGGCGTCTCGCCGACGGACGCCAGAGCAGAGCTTCGTGATGGCATCGAGCGAGCGCACGCGCTCATAACACATGGCATGATGGCATCAAACCCGATCGAGCAGGCCGTTGctctcgagcagcaggatgATCTCGTGCACGATCGATCGGACGTTCTGCTTCTCGAGATCGACCACCAAATCCGGCTTGGACGGCTCCTCGTAcgggtcgtcgacgccggtgaAGCCCTTGATCTCGCCGGCGCGCGCCTTCTTGTAGATGCCCCGCCGGTCCGTCTTCTCGCAATACTCCAGCGGGGTGGCGACGTGGATGAGGAAGAAGGGACCCGACTTCTCGATGAGCTGGCGCGCCTGCCGGCGGGCGTCCTCAAAGGGCGCAATCGgcgcggcgatgacggcggcgccggcctttgTGAGCTCCGAGGCGACAAAGGCGATGCGCGAGATGTTGAGATCGCGGTCCTGCCTGCTGAAGCCGAGCTCGGACGAGAGCTCGTGGCGGACGgtttcgccgacgagcatggagacgggccggccgccgccctggTTCAGCGTGGTCTGGAGCGCGCGCGCGATCTGGTCCTTGCCGCAGTTCTGGTAGCCCGTCATGAAGACGGTGAAGCCCTTCTCGCGCGGCAGCGGGTTCTGCTCGCGcagcacctcgacgacctcggggTACGAGAACCAGGCGGGTATCTCCTTGCCGGTCCTGAGCCGGTTGCGCAGCTCGGTGCCGGAAATGTTCATGGTCCGGGTGCCGTTGGGgatctcgtcggcgggcATGTACTCGTCCTTGTCGGGGATGTAGATCATCTCCTGGAACTCGACCATCTTGATGCCCAGCTCGTCCTGGTACCTCTTGACGAGCTCCTGGGCCTCGTAGGGGCCGTAGTggtccttgccgtccttgttCTTGCCCGGGCCGGCGtggtcgcggccgacgatgaagtGCGTCGCCCCGTGGTTCTTGCGGATGACGGCGTGCCAGAGGGCTTCGCGGGGACCGCCCATGCGCATGGCCAGCggcaggagggcgagggcggccatGCTGTTCGGGTACCGCGCCAGGAGGGCCTTGTAGACGCGGACGCGGGTGAAGTGATCGATGTCGCCGGGCTTGGTCAGGCCGACGACCGGGTGGATGAGGACGTTGGCCTGCTGCGAGCGGGCGGCGCGGACGGTAAGCTCCCGGTGGGCGCGGTGCATCGGGTTCCGCGTCTGGAAAGCGACGACCTTTTGCCAGCCAAGCTTGTTGAAGTGCGCTCGCAGTTCCGTCGGCGTGACTGCGGCCGAGGAAAGGAACAACATCGTCAGCGTAGGCCGCGGCAGGCAGGTCGGGGTGGGGGGGGCGTGAGCGACGTACAGCGGAGATCGAGGAAATCGTAATGCTCCAGACGattgatggcctcgagctcaCCGCCGACGTACGTGTCCCGGGCGACGGTGAAGAGATGCTTGACGCCAGGGtgggtgtcgtcgtcgctgccaaACACCTGGACGGCTTCCCTGATCCTGAGGCGCGGCGGGCCGTCATTAGCACATAGGAAGGACGAAGAATGAGCGAGCCATGACCGAGGTCCATGACCGAGGCCCATGACAGGAGCGGATGGACGGCTGCTTACTTGTCCGGCCGGTACAGGTCCTTGACGGTCAGGATCGCGAGGTTGCGGTCGTCCCGGGAGTCGCGAAGGGTGATTCTCGCACCAGgcttgatgccgagctcTTTGATCTGGGTCTCATCCACGTCGAGGGTGATGGGCATGCTGAAAAGGTTGCCATCGACGAGCCGGTTATTCTCGACGACTCTGAGAAGCTGTTAGTCTGCGGGCGCCGAGTTCCAACGGTAGTCCATCATGTCACCACGTACCCATTGTAGTCCTCTTGCGACATGAAACCTGCCGACAAGCCGTCACACGTCAGCTTGGCTTGCACTCATGGCGAAcaaaggccaaggcgaagAGAGAGCGGCCAGGCGAGGGTTCGAACGCCAACGCTACGGCTGTTTCGGCAACGAACCTTGGAGGGGAGAAAAGCCGCCGTTGAGGATGAGCTCGAGATCGCAGAGGTGACGCTCGCTCAGGACGAGGGCAGGAAGCCTCTCCGACTCTATTGAGAGCTCGGCATGACGTGGCAGGTCGCGGGCGAAGAGATCCTTGAGGACGCCGCCGTGAGGAGAGTTGGCCATGGTGGTGAGGGgggaggcgggaggcgggagATGGTGGGCGTCTTTTGGGGGACGACTCTGCCGCCGAGGTGAATGGGACGATGATGTGCTTATATCGGTCAGTTTCCGAAGCCGGAGCGTCTGTCTGCCTCTAGCTTGGTCCAATGTCAATCACGCAGCAATCACGCAATCAATGGTGGGGAGAAACGAAAGGAAGCTCGGGATGGCGTCGTTGCGGgcagcaggtgtacaagtgcaaTGCCATGTATCTGTACAAATACGGAGTGCGTGCTTGCGAGGAATAATATATTGCTACTTCTGTctgtgtaagtacatgtacctactatAGGAGTATGTCTCGGCGAGGTTCGGAGCACCGCGAGCATTAATGCTGTGCCTTACGGGTGGGTGCAACGAAGCGGAGTAGCGGCAAGACAGTGGATCTGGAGTGCATCGGGGAGATGTACTCCGTTACTTGTACGATGGACAAGCACCTGCTTAATaaaggtacctagtactccgtactccgtacccagtcctacagcaagtacagtagatgtacaactacatgtagaTAATACaacatgtacatacatgtatgtgTACTTGAGTACGAACACACGTACGTgaagtacttacatctacaactacttgttTGTTCGTCCAAGTATGCTTTGGTGCACTACGACAATTATATGCCTGAGCCAGTCAAGATGCGTGCAGTGCAGTTCATCATGCTCATGTGTACAACGGCAAAGCTTTCATCCGTCAAAGGAAAGTCGGAATACAACAGACCGAGCCTGCGTCATTTCCGTACCCCGACCTTGCCATTCCTTGGGTTCGGCAAGACGATGGCGCAATCGGCCGGTTGAACGTTGTGGCTGAGACGGCGCCGACACAAGCTGCTGAAGCTTGCCACAGTCTGCGAttcctactccgtacagtacgtagtaATACTAGAGTTGCGCAGGAAtatacctactgtagtacacaagtaagtatacagtacctGCGGAGTAGTAGGGAGTAAtgctgtacttaagtacttgtactccgtagtatcGGCACTACTTCGTTGTAGTAGTATAATACCTAATTAATCAcatctacttgtacatgcaggtacctgGCTACTAACAGCATCTCCTGGTGCGGGCCCGCCCCACTCACCGTGGGACCATTGTGCTCCGGCCAGACGGCCTTATTCTAGATCATTTTGGTGGGAACCAGCGGCCCGACGTTGATGACGTGCTAGGATAGCAGGCTGGCGAGCTCCCTGGCAGGGAGTGGCTACCTTCTGTCGCACCAGATAGGCGAGACTGCTTTGCGTTTCGAAAAGACCATGAATAGAAGTGAGAAATTCCACACTGTTTCCCTGCACCTCCTGCATACTTGTAGGTATTCATAGTTGATCTGTGCTATTTGCGTATTCCAacaacatgcaagtactgaaCATGTTCAAAGCGGccctacagtacggagtacttgtccTTGCACGGAGAGCatgtgtacggaggacaGCAAGTACCTTTAGGTTGTGTCCGATTGACATGGGCATGTATCAAGGTAtctcgtacacctacttcCCTAGTAGATGCACATAAGTACAGTGagtgtaagtaggtgtgcaagtacacctaagtacttgtcctCCGTGCTGTAatgagtacttacaataaGTACATCCCGTTGGTCGACCGATCTGTTCTCCGTGCCCCTTTCTCCGCATTTcgtgtacctacagtacttacaactacaagaaataatactccgtactccgtacggagcacctcgGACTTAtacatctacatgtacaagtacaatttcTTACAGAAGGCTGCGCCGCCTACATCGcccattccgccgtcgatCGATCTTGGGGGATATTCGAGGGAGATGTAGGAACAAGTAGTTGTGCCTGTGCATACATGGGCGAGCACGAGAGCATCGTCGTTGTGCAAAGTCTCGCGATCCATCCACCAACCCCAACGCTGCCGCACCAATGTTGGGTGAGGGAAGCCGAGATCCGACCGTGGTCGGTCCATCGCTTCCTTCGTTTCGCTCCGTCGCTGGCGGATGCGGATCCTCCGTTCGTTCAtatactcaagtacatgtgtacttgtaaaGGTGCCCCATGTGCACAAGCATTGTGACTgcttagtacctaggtacagtaggtagtATTCGACACTGTAaacacagtacggagtactccgtacgtacaagACGATAATTTTGGCAGTGCTACTACTAATACAAGGTGAATTGACACTTTTTGCGACCCACTAATTATACCAATGCCAAACGGCTCCCCTACATGGGCGGCGTAAAAGCCTAAATCACGGCATTCCGTCTTAGAAATCCCGCCTACCCTGGAGGGGACGGAATCTTCCTCCCTCGGTTAGGAACCGAACGCCAATCCTCAACAACAGCATGTTCGCACAACTTAATCGGGCCATGGCCCAGGGCTGGAGTAAAATGGCACGCACGGCGTTCATTGTCAATTCCGAACCTGAACTGTTTTTGCGTCACACATGTTCACATACATACAGCACACATGCTGATGCCGAGAACCAACCGCAGCGGGTGGGTGCACGGAACAATGCCTTCATGTAAGGCCCAGCATAGTCGGAGCCTACATCCGATAAACCCCCGCCCCCCAAAAAACATCAATATCGATAATCTATTCTCATTATTATGCAAGCTGCGACTAGCTACCATGTAGGGTGCCCAGTGACAAGGTCGTCGTGCTTTGAGCACTCCTGCAGACCAGCACCCAACTGAGGAGTCAAAGTACTATTGAATCAACTTGTAGGATGGATGCTCGTCGACACAGAGAAAAGAGTGCGAGGACACAACATTGCTAGACGCAAAGAGGCAATGGGGGTCAAATAATCCCGAATGCTGACGGCTTTCCGTTCATCATTCCCTGCACACATCGACCAGGTGTATAAAAGGTATATTAGATGCCCGCAAAGTGtttgtgtaagtactcgaGGTAGGTTGCTCAACGGTACACACGATCGTGGCAGACCAATCAAGTAATATTAATAGACTGTCATTTCACGGGCGCTAGCGGGATGGCGCCATCGATTAGGTGGCTGAACTTGGACGAGCCTCGTTGACGCCACAAACATCAACCACATACGGCTCCTGAAACTCCGAGTCCCAAGGCAAGAGACACAAGGTCCCCTACTTCCTGCCCTGTATTCACCACTTGTATGTGGGAAACTGCGACCAGTCATGGCAAGAAAACACCGGTTGACAAACGGAAGGAGCGCATCACCGCCCATCATGGGTCCAACCCGGTGGCGAATGAGGTACTGGAGCAGGACGAAACAATCCCACCATCGTCGTAGCCGTCTGGTTCCTTTGTTTTCGGAAATTGACAAGTCTACGTCGGCATTCTCACCACGCAGCTACCTTAATATTCTGGAATTTGCAAATCCATTCAAATATCGAAAAAAAGAAATAGAGAGCAAGAACTCGACTGCCACCGGCTCTCACACGGCCAGCCATGACCAAACAGTTGTCCTCCAAGACCATCGTCCGCCTACTactctccatctccatctctTGCTTCGTATCAAACGTGCTCGCATCGGATAATAACCAAGATCTCATCACCGGCACTGGTATAGATGGCAAGACCCGCCGACTCGACGTCAACCGCCTCCCTGACCTCTACACGGGAGATTTTGACGATTgtcacgacggcggcagcttgGTCAGCGTCACCAAGTTCGACGGCGCCTACTATGCCGATAACCTCACGGTGCTGTTTCATCTCGATGGAGCGACGAGGATAAGCAAGGAAAGGGTCCTCCGTGCGACCGCCCAGACTCCTTTGCCAATGCTTTGTTCTCCGTCCTTGTGATGGGGAGTCCGCTAACCCATATTCGAGTCCTCCAGTCCGCCTCACCGTCGAGGCCTACGGGAAGAATCGATTCAACATGACGTACGACCCATGCGAGGCCAACATCACGACCATGTGCCCCATACGCGGCGACGTACCaatcgccgccgttgccgtcctgCCCGTCGCACCGAACCAGGCACCCAGCATCCCACCGATAGCCCTCGACATACCTGACCTCGAAGGCTTTGCGCGCCTTCAAATAATCGTAAGCTCGACGGAGACGCAGATTGCTTGCTTCCAAGCCGTCATCACCAACGGCAACACCTTCTGCCACCCGAAATCCGTCGCCGCAACCATGGCCCTCTCCAccctcttcgccgtcgccgccacctttTGGACAGCCATCTACGGCGTCAGCATCCCTCGCACGCAGATGCACCATTCGCACTCGTtttccctcctcctcctcgtggACGTTTTTCAGTCCATCTTCTTCTCAGGAGCCCTCCCCCTTCGCTGGCCCAGCATTCTTCCGGCTTGGTGGAGTAACTTTGCCTGGTCTGCCGGAATCGTTGCCAACGACGGCCTCGTTCGATCCATCAGCTCCTTTaccggcaccgtcaccgaCGTCAGCGAGGTTGGAGGAGCAGGCTCTGCCCCGGTCAACAACGGAGGCGGCCTGGCGCGAGGGGTGTACAGTCGATCGATGGCAGACTTCAGCCGACGTGCCATGTACGACGCAGGCAGCCCCTACCATCAACCGTGGCGTGGAAGCCCCCGCCTCCCAGCTATGCCCATGCCCGGCACGTGGCACGGATTCGGTGCCACCTTGTCTCTGCTGAACGTGCCACCGCCTGACGCATTCCTCGTCTCTCTGACTTGGCTGCTCATCCTTCTAGCTGGCGTCGTCTTGTTGGTGGTCCTTGCGAAGCTCATGCTGGACATGCTGGCCAAGGCAAGCCTGCTCAAGATGGACGCATTCGAATTCTTCCGCTCTCATCTAGCCGGATATGTCGCTTCAACTCTCCTTCGAATCCTTCTCATCGCCTTCT of the Drechmeria coniospora strain ARSEF 6962 chromosome 01, whole genome shotgun sequence genome contains:
- a CDS encoding Sulfate adenylyltransferase, translated to MANSPHGGVLKDLFARDLPRHAELSIESERLPALVLSERHLCDLELILNGGFSPLQGFMSQEDYNGVVENNRLVDGNLFSMPITLDVDETQIKELGIKPGARITLRDSRDDRNLAILTVKDLYRPDKIREAVQVFGSDDDTHPGVKHLFTVARDTYVGGELEAINRLEHYDFLDLRFTPTELRAHFNKLGWQKVVAFQTRNPMHRAHRELTVRAARSQQANVLIHPVVGLTKPGDIDHFTRVRVYKALLARYPNSMAALALLPLAMRMGGPREALWHAVIRKNHGATHFIVGRDHAGPGKNKDGKDHYGPYEAQELVKRYQDELGIKMVEFQEMIYIPDKDEYMPADEIPNGTRTMNISGTELRNRLRTGKEIPAWFSYPEVVEVLREQNPLPREKGFTVFMTGYQNCGKDQIARALQTTLNQGGGRPVSMLVGETVRHELSSELGFSRQDRDLNISRIAFVASELTKAGAAVIAAPIAPFEDARRQARQLIEKSGPFFLIHVATPLEYCEKTDRRGIYKKARAGEIKGFTGVDDPYEEPSKPDLVVDLEKQNVRSIVHEIILLLESNGLLDRV